The Deltaproteobacteria bacterium CG2_30_66_27 genome window below encodes:
- a CDS encoding dTMP kinase, translated as MPLLRLQRVLTKGPFVTFEGIEGSGKTTQIRRLSAHLAAEGVLHLVTREPGGTPLSDEIRALVLVPREETVFPEAELLLYEAARAQHVRGVILPALLSGKAVLCDRFCDATTVYQAGARGLDAALVERLNRFTSGGLAPDLTLLFDLPPEEGFARVKGRGGTRDRLERESLDFHRAVREEYLRLAGRDPGRVLRIDADAPEEEVFRSVLRTVAQRFGW; from the coding sequence GTGCCGCTCCTGCGGCTTCAGCGAGTGCTGACAAAAGGGCCCTTCGTCACGTTCGAAGGGATTGAGGGCTCCGGCAAGACGACGCAGATCCGGCGCCTCTCCGCGCACCTCGCCGCGGAAGGCGTCCTTCACCTCGTCACCCGCGAGCCGGGCGGCACCCCCCTTTCGGACGAAATCCGCGCGCTCGTGCTCGTCCCCCGCGAGGAAACCGTCTTTCCCGAGGCCGAGCTCCTCCTCTACGAGGCGGCGCGGGCCCAGCACGTCCGCGGGGTCATCCTTCCGGCGCTTCTTTCCGGCAAGGCCGTCCTGTGCGACCGCTTCTGCGACGCGACGACGGTGTACCAGGCCGGCGCGAGGGGGCTCGACGCTGCGTTGGTGGAACGGCTGAACCGGTTCACCTCGGGGGGGCTCGCCCCCGACCTGACGCTCCTGTTCGACCTGCCGCCCGAGGAGGGGTTCGCCCGCGTAAAGGGGCGCGGCGGGACGAGGGACCGCCTGGAGCGGGAGTCCCTCGACTTCCACCGTGCCGTGCGAGAGGAATATCTCCGCCTTGCCGGACGGGACCCCGGCCGGGTCCTCCGGATCGACGCGGACGCCCCGGAAGAAGAGGTGTTCCGGAGCGTCCTCCGGACGGTGGCGCAGCGGTTCGGATGGTAG
- a CDS encoding ribonucleoside-diphosphate reductase, adenosylcobalamin-dependent, whose amino-acid sequence MPVSENARTVLERRYLKKGMKGDPLETPEEMACRVAYNIALAEGLYHGALPEVVLRWAEAFYAMMLRLDFLPNSPTLMNAGRELQQLSACFVLPVEDSMESIFEAVKNTALIHKSGGGTGFSFSRLRPHADVVRSTRGVSSGPISFMTVFDAATETIKQGGTRRGANMGILRVDHPDILDFISCKSQTNRLNNFNISVALTEEFMKAVESGEEYSLVNPHSREVTGRLPAREVFERIVDASWKNGEPGMIFIDRINRDNPTPRIGAIESTNPCGEQPLLPYESCNLGSINLANMIATQDGHARIDYDKLKATVDTAVRFLDDVIDMNNYPLPEIRHMTVGNRKIGLGVMGFADMLIALGIPYDSDEALAVAQELMSFVQEESGAASCNLARERGPFPNYDVSVFPERGGAPRRNATTTTIAPTGTISIIAGVSSGIEPIFALSYIRNVMDNDHLVEVHPLFDAEMRRRGLYSVERMTELSKVGTLRHLEGIPEDVARVYVTAHDISPEAHLRMQAAFQKYTENAVSKTVNFPTDATRDDIRKVFVLAYRLGCKGVTVYRDKSRDEQVLNIGGVNAKAEAQGQEPAAAPGAEPFVTPRPRPDTLIGVTKEIKTSCGKLYVTINRDEKGIFEVFNQMGKAGGCAASQSEAIGRLASLALRSGVQPGMIVKQLKGISCHLPSWGGNGGGKILSCADAVSKAIEWYLENFEAMFPGFPKPVAEAASPATKKASLPAGEEEIARGACPDCGSQVERQEGCLKCRSCGFSEC is encoded by the coding sequence ATGCCGGTCTCCGAGAACGCCCGAACGGTGCTGGAGCGCCGCTACCTCAAGAAGGGGATGAAGGGGGATCCGCTGGAAACCCCCGAGGAGATGGCGTGCCGCGTCGCGTACAACATCGCGCTGGCGGAAGGCCTCTACCACGGCGCCCTCCCCGAGGTGGTGCTCCGGTGGGCGGAGGCGTTCTACGCGATGATGCTCCGGCTGGACTTCCTCCCCAACTCCCCCACGCTGATGAACGCGGGCCGCGAGCTTCAGCAGCTGTCGGCGTGCTTCGTGCTCCCGGTGGAGGACTCGATGGAGTCGATCTTCGAGGCGGTCAAGAACACCGCCCTCATCCACAAGAGCGGCGGGGGAACCGGCTTCTCCTTCTCCCGCCTGCGCCCGCACGCCGACGTCGTCCGCTCGACGAGGGGAGTCTCCTCCGGCCCGATCTCCTTCATGACCGTGTTCGACGCGGCCACCGAGACGATCAAGCAGGGCGGCACGCGGCGCGGCGCCAACATGGGGATCCTGCGGGTCGACCACCCGGACATCCTCGACTTCATCTCCTGCAAGAGCCAGACGAACCGGCTCAACAACTTCAACATCTCCGTCGCGCTCACCGAGGAATTCATGAAGGCGGTCGAAAGCGGCGAGGAGTACAGCCTGGTCAATCCCCACTCCCGTGAGGTCACCGGGCGCCTGCCGGCCCGCGAGGTCTTCGAGCGGATCGTCGACGCCTCCTGGAAGAACGGCGAACCGGGGATGATCTTCATCGACCGGATCAACCGGGACAACCCCACCCCTCGAATCGGCGCAATCGAATCCACGAATCCGTGCGGAGAACAGCCGTTGCTTCCATACGAATCGTGCAACCTGGGCTCCATCAACCTTGCGAACATGATCGCGACGCAGGACGGTCACGCGCGGATCGACTACGACAAGTTGAAGGCCACCGTGGACACGGCGGTCCGGTTCCTCGACGACGTGATCGACATGAACAACTACCCCCTCCCCGAGATCCGGCACATGACCGTCGGGAACCGGAAGATCGGCCTCGGCGTGATGGGGTTCGCCGACATGCTGATCGCGCTGGGGATCCCGTACGACTCCGACGAGGCGCTGGCGGTGGCCCAGGAGCTGATGAGCTTCGTCCAGGAGGAGTCGGGCGCCGCCTCCTGCAACCTCGCCCGCGAACGGGGGCCCTTTCCGAACTACGACGTCAGCGTCTTCCCGGAGCGGGGCGGCGCGCCCCGGCGCAACGCCACCACCACGACGATCGCCCCCACGGGGACGATCAGCATCATCGCGGGCGTCTCCAGCGGGATCGAGCCGATCTTCGCCCTTTCCTACATCCGCAACGTCATGGACAACGACCATCTCGTGGAGGTCCACCCCCTCTTCGACGCCGAGATGCGGCGCCGGGGGCTCTACTCCGTCGAGCGAATGACCGAGCTCTCGAAGGTGGGAACGCTCCGGCACCTGGAGGGGATCCCCGAGGACGTCGCCCGGGTCTACGTCACGGCGCACGACATTTCCCCGGAGGCCCACCTGCGCATGCAGGCGGCCTTCCAGAAGTACACCGAAAACGCCGTGTCCAAGACGGTGAACTTCCCGACGGACGCGACGCGAGACGACATCCGGAAGGTGTTCGTCCTCGCCTACCGCCTCGGCTGCAAGGGCGTCACCGTCTACCGGGACAAGAGCCGCGACGAGCAGGTTCTGAACATCGGCGGGGTGAACGCGAAGGCGGAAGCGCAGGGCCAGGAGCCGGCGGCGGCCCCCGGGGCCGAGCCGTTCGTCACCCCCCGCCCGCGGCCCGACACCCTGATCGGCGTCACGAAGGAGATCAAGACCAGCTGCGGAAAGCTCTACGTCACGATCAACCGGGACGAGAAGGGGATCTTCGAGGTGTTCAACCAGATGGGGAAGGCCGGCGGCTGCGCCGCATCGCAGTCGGAGGCGATCGGGCGCCTCGCCTCCCTCGCGCTGCGGTCCGGCGTACAGCCCGGGATGATCGTCAAGCAGTTGAAGGGGATCTCCTGCCACCTCCCCTCCTGGGGCGGCAACGGCGGCGGGAAGATCCTCTCCTGCGCCGACGCCGTGTCGAAGGCGATCGAGTGGTACCTCGAAAACTTCGAGGCGATGTTCCCCGGCTTCCCGAAGCCCGTCGCCGAAGCCGCGTCGCCCGCGACGAAGAAGGCGTCCCTCCCCGCCGGGGAGGAGGAGATCGCCCGCGGCGCCTGCCCCGACTGCGGCAGCCAGGTCGAGCGGCAGGAGGGGTGCCTCAAGTGCCGCTCCTGCGGCTTCAGCGAGTGCTGA